Proteins found in one Liquorilactobacillus hordei DSM 19519 genomic segment:
- a CDS encoding deoxynucleoside kinase, whose product MSVIVLSGTIGAGKSSLTEMLANKLGTKALYESVEDNDVLPLFYSDPEKYAFLLQIYFLNKRFASIKEALADDNNILDRSIYEDSLLFHLNADLGRANQKEVEVYDDLLSNMLERISKSDIKTAPDLLIHIKVSFDKMLERINKRGREFEQLDTDPSLFNYYQELNKRYDKWYEDFDICPKIQIDGDKYDFVENPEDAKKVLELIEQKLNTIR is encoded by the coding sequence ATGAGCGTGATTGTATTAAGTGGAACTATTGGTGCAGGAAAATCAAGTCTAACTGAAATGTTAGCTAATAAATTGGGGACAAAAGCATTATATGAGAGTGTTGAGGATAATGATGTACTACCTCTATTCTACTCAGATCCAGAAAAGTACGCTTTCTTGCTGCAAATATATTTTTTGAATAAGCGTTTCGCCTCAATTAAGGAAGCATTAGCAGATGATAATAACATTCTAGATCGTTCAATTTATGAAGATAGTTTGCTATTTCATTTAAATGCTGACTTAGGAAGAGCTAATCAAAAAGAAGTTGAGGTCTATGATGATTTATTAAGTAATATGTTGGAACGTATAAGCAAATCAGATATCAAGACTGCACCCGACTTGCTGATTCATATTAAAGTATCATTCGATAAGATGCTTGAGCGGATTAATAAACGTGGTCGTGAATTTGAGCAACTAGATACTGATCCAAGCTTATTTAACTACTACCAAGAATTAAACAAGCGATATGATAAATGGTATGAAGATTTCGATATTTGTCCTAAAATTCAAATTGATGGCGATAAATATGATTTTGTTGAAAACCCTGAAGATGCAAAAAAGGTATTGGAGTTAATAGAACAAAAATTAAATACTATTAGATAA
- a CDS encoding SPFH domain-containing protein, whose translation MFGLVSGLIILVALIIGLIRFTERIDNGNVGIRYSMNGGVKDKALGQGVHFVGLDYVTQYPIRTQTVHQEVGLATKDGKKTVVKISYAYHVDATKAVNVYKKFGSADILSIEKGWLSQKLQKAGRDTMSEYTLLDVMGSSSAKVQGGILTTFQKSVEKQGFIIEDLSFGVPSVDAQTQKSIDDLIKAGQDNKRAELEAKSKQIKAEAAAKAKLTRADATAQANEKINNSVTDKTIQYMEAQARLKHGWVTTQGNGSVITDQTK comes from the coding sequence ATGTTTGGTTTGGTTTCGGGTCTTATTATCTTGGTAGCATTAATTATCGGTTTAATCAGGTTTACTGAAAGAATTGATAATGGGAATGTGGGTATTCGTTATTCTATGAATGGAGGAGTGAAAGATAAAGCTCTTGGACAAGGTGTTCATTTTGTAGGACTCGATTATGTTACACAATATCCAATCAGAACACAAACAGTTCATCAAGAAGTAGGTTTAGCAACTAAAGATGGGAAGAAAACTGTTGTAAAGATTTCATACGCTTATCATGTAGATGCTACTAAGGCAGTCAATGTTTATAAGAAATTTGGATCAGCAGATATCCTAAGTATTGAAAAAGGTTGGTTATCTCAAAAGTTACAAAAAGCTGGCCGAGATACAATGTCTGAATACACATTATTAGATGTAATGGGTTCTTCTTCTGCTAAAGTTCAAGGTGGTATTCTAACCACATTCCAAAAATCAGTTGAAAAACAAGGTTTTATCATTGAAGATTTGTCATTCGGTGTGCCTAGTGTGGACGCACAGACACAAAAGTCAATCGATGATTTAATCAAAGCTGGACAAGATAATAAGAGAGCTGAACTTGAAGCAAAATCTAAGCAAATTAAAGCCGAGGCCGCAGCTAAAGCTAAGTTAACAAGAGCAGATGCTACAGCTCAGGCAAATGAAAAAATCAACAATTCTGTCACTGATAAGACTATTCAATACATGGAAGCACAAGCTAGATTGAAACATGGCTGGGTTACTACTCAGGGTAATGGTTCTGTTATTACTGATCAAACAAAGTAG
- a CDS encoding GIY-YIG nuclease family protein, whose product MTQGIYAIVNLLNNKYYIGQSKDIKSRWSEHIRTLNKPSDPRHHLNLYQDMINVGVSNFDFIILEECDTNKLNERENYYMLKYNSFIPNGYNKFVSHKDKYSNVQSRIRIENKYKLDKHKLLLLLENYNFEELGRKYNVTGNTVKQWCRTLGISSFAQDYQTELKKDKFKNKMRLIGGKYSRKRKVYMLDKKNEDVLMEFESIAEAARYMNVDPSNIERAFPDSNNKNRRKTSFGYKWRGESRKTS is encoded by the coding sequence TTGACTCAAGGTATTTATGCAATTGTCAACCTATTAAATAATAAGTATTATATAGGACAATCAAAAGATATTAAAAGCAGATGGAGTGAACATATCAGAACATTGAATAAGCCTTCTGACCCAAGACATCATTTGAACTTATATCAAGATATGATAAATGTTGGAGTATCCAATTTTGATTTTATAATATTAGAAGAATGTGATACAAATAAACTTAATGAAAGAGAAAATTACTATATGTTAAAATATAATAGTTTTATTCCAAATGGATATAATAAATTTGTTTCGCATAAAGATAAATATTCTAATGTACAATCTCGGATAAGGATAGAAAATAAGTATAAACTTGATAAACATAAATTACTATTACTTCTAGAAAACTATAATTTTGAAGAATTAGGTAGAAAATATAACGTAACAGGAAACACTGTAAAGCAATGGTGTAGAACTCTTGGTATATCTTCTTTTGCACAAGATTATCAAACAGAATTAAAAAAAGATAAATTCAAAAATAAGATGAGATTAATTGGTGGTAAGTATTCTAGAAAACGTAAGGTTTATATGTTAGATAAGAAAAACGAAGATGTGCTAATGGAATTTGAATCAATTGCAGAAGCAGCTAGATATATGAATGTTGATCCCAGCAATATAGAAAGAGCCTTTCCAGATAGTAATAATAAAAATAGACGAAAGACCTCGTTTGGGTATAAATGGAGGGGCGAATCACGTAAAACAAGCTAA
- a CDS encoding phosphatidylglycerophosphatase A — translation MVANKNIDYPDQELYDYVMKGLADKNITPKTIGEAVYEMEHEYFPEKTAEDFGEDFYSLFKKREVLNLVGTGLMIDDLANRELLPEPMQTIIANDLGQFGVDELISIGIANLYGSLGVTNYGYGDKIKIGYAKELDNEHGEINTFSDDIFTALASGMVGRLGHGRPLDINNKKQEDYKEDAR, via the coding sequence TTGGTAGCAAATAAGAATATAGATTATCCTGATCAAGAATTATATGATTACGTAATGAAAGGTTTGGCAGATAAGAATATAACTCCAAAGACTATTGGGGAAGCTGTATATGAAATGGAACATGAGTATTTTCCAGAAAAGACAGCAGAAGATTTCGGAGAAGATTTTTATAGTCTATTTAAGAAACGTGAAGTATTAAATCTGGTAGGCACAGGGCTGATGATTGATGATTTAGCAAATAGAGAGCTATTGCCAGAACCAATGCAAACCATTATCGCCAATGATCTTGGGCAATTTGGTGTAGACGAACTTATTAGTATCGGTATCGCAAATCTATACGGCTCTTTAGGTGTAACTAATTATGGCTATGGAGATAAGATTAAAATTGGATACGCAAAAGAGTTAGATAATGAACATGGTGAAATTAATACCTTCAGTGATGATATATTCACAGCACTGGCATCAGGTATGGTCGGTAGATTAGGCCATGGTAGGCCACTGGATATTAATAATAAGAAACAAGAAGATTATAAGGAAGATGCACGATAG